The genomic region AATCCCTGGCTCGCTAACCAGAGGTTCAAGAAAGTGAGGAACTGAAAAGTATCCAACAAAAATTGAACCAACTGCAAGAACTACCAGAGGAACAGTCATTATTGGAGGTGATTCATGGACATGCCTGAATTCATCATCAGAACCCCTGAACTTCCCATGAAAGGCAACAAAAACAATTCTGAATGTATAAAATGAAGTCAATGCAGCAGTGATTGTTAAAAGAATCCAGACAAATTTTCCATACGGCTTAGCATAGGCAAAGGCATACCACAGAATCTCATCTTTACTAAAAAATCCAGAAAGTCCCGGAATTCCTGAAATAGTTAAAGCTGCTATTAAAAATGTAATGTATGTAATTGGCATCTTATTTCTTAATCCGCCCATCTTATATATGTCAAGTTCACCAGCCATTGCATGCATTACACTTCCTGCACCAAGAAACAGCAGAGCTTTAAAAAAAGCATGGGTATAAAGATGAAATATACCAGCACCATACGCAGCAACTCCACAGGCAGCAAACATGTATCCAATCTGGCTAATTGTTGAATAAGCAATGATTCGCTTCATATCCCTCTGAACAACTCCTATTGTGGCTGAAAAAAATGCTGTTACAGCACCTGTGATTGCTACAACTGTCAGGGCAGTCTCTGAAAGACTGTATAGAGGACTTAGCCTTGTTACCATAAATACTCCAGCAGTAACCATTGTGGCAGCATGAATAAGAGCACTTACTGGTGTTGGACCTTCCATGGCATCGGGAAGCCATACATACAGTGGAATCTGAGCTGATTTTCCAACAGCACCGCAGAAAAGAAGAAGGGCAATTAAAGTTATAAGGTCAACATTCCAGCCAAGCAGGTTTACAGTCTGTCCCTGAAGCCCCGGGATTTTAGGAAATATATCTGTGTAATTTAAAGCATGTACATTAATAAAAAGAAGAAATATACCGAGAGCAAAACCAAAATCCCCAACTCTGTTTACAATAAATGCTTTTTTGCCTGCATCAGAGGCGGATTTTTTCTGATACCAGAAACCGATTAAAAAGTATGAACATAGTCCAACAGCTTCCCATCCAAAATAAAGCATAACAAGATTGTTTCCCATTACAAGCATAAGCATTGAAAACACAAAGAGATTGAGATAGGCAAAATATCTTGCGTATCCCGGATCTCCGTGCATGTATCCAACAGAATAAATGTGAATTAGCCAGCCAACAAAGCATACTACAAAAAGCATTACAGCAGTAAGCTGGTCTATCAGATATCCAAAACTTATTTTTAAATCATCAGATAAAATCCATGTATAAACATTGTATTCAATTGCTTTCCCCTGATAAACCTCTGCTATTGCAAAAAGTGAAACAATTAAAGAGCCAAGTATGCAGAGAGTTCCTACCCAGCTTACCCATCTGGTACTGACAAATCTTCCAAAAAGAATGTTAAAAAGAAAGCCTGAGAGAGGAAGTAAAAGAATCAAAATATAGTATTCTTTCATCTTAGTCCCTCAATTTATTAATCTCATCAGAGTGATTTATTCCTGTATTTCTGACAAGAGCAAGAACAATGGCAAGACCAACAACAGCTTCACATGCAGCAATAGCTATTGAAAATAAAACAAAAATCTGACCCTGGAGATTAGCATTGTAAAAGCTAAAAGAAGCAAAAGCAATATTTACGGCATTAAACATAATTTCAAGACACATGAGCATTACAATCAGGTCTCTCCTTATGATAAAACCTATTAAACCTATACTGAAAACTGTAGCACTCAGGATTAAATACCAGCTAAGAGGCGTCATCTGCCCTCCCTGTCAACAGGAGTCTTTTTGGCAATAATAATTCCACCTATAAGTGCAACGAGTAAAACTAAAGAAAGTATCTCAAATGGCAAAAGATAATAAGAAAATAGAAGCTTACCAAGTGAAGTCGTATCAGACTTAATTAAAACATTTTCCCCGGATTTTACATGGTTTAGAAAAATATAAAGACTCACAAAAAATATGATACCTGTAGCCAGTCCAGCAGTAGAAAATTTTACAAATCTTTTATGTCTCAGCTCTTCCTTGATATTCATTACCATTATAGCAAAAACAAACAAAGCCAGAACTCCTCCTACGTAAACAATAATCTGAATAACCATTAAAAACTCAGCATTTAAGAAAAGAAATACTGCTGCCACATGAAGAAGAAAAATCAATAAATAAAAAGCACCGTGAATGATATTTCTGGAGGCAATTACAGCGACACTTAAAATACAAAGGCTTACAAAAAAATATATGAAAAAAGCATGCTCAACTGCTGGATTCATCCGATTCCTCCTTTTTTATCTCAACAAACCTTTTAATTGGAATAGGTTTTTGTTCTCTCTTTGTCTTGGGCCACCTTGATGGGTCTATTCCTGGAGGTTGCCAAAACTTATTGAAATAAACATCATAGGGCCACTTACTTGCAAATTCATCCCAGTTTTTAAGGAGCTGTTCTTTGTTAAAAATCAGATTTTTTCTCATATAGTCAGAATATTCAAAATCCTCTGTCAGCACCAAAGCACATACTGGACAGGCTTCCACGCAATAGGCACAGAATATACATCTTGAGGCATCAATAACATAGTCTGTTACAATCATTTTATTTTCTGTTTTTTCTCTTTTAATGTAAATACATCTTGACGGACATACACTGGTACATCTCATGCATCCAATACATTTTTCATTTCCTGTAAAAGGGTCTCTTACAAGAGCGTGTCTGCCTCTAAATCCGGGATAAATTTTTCTTCTTTGAAGAGGATACTGAATTGTTACAGGTTTACTGAAAAGCATCCTCAATGTAAGAAAAAGTCCTTTAAATATTTCAATCAGAAAAATCTTATTTATAATTTCTCTCAGTTTCATAGGCATCTCACAAATAATACTTGAAAATTGAAGTCACCAAAATGTTAAATAAAGCCAGGGGAATTAAAACCTTCCATCCAATTGCCATTAGCTGGTCATATCTGTATCTTGGCAAAGTACCTCTCAGCCAGAAAAACAGAAATATGTGAAAGTAAACCTTCAAAAGAAACCACACAATGCCTGGAATCAATCCAAGAGCTGGTAAAGCTTTTAATAAAACTGGTGGTATTGTCCATCCTCCCCAGAAGCATATTGTGGCAAGAGCAGACATACAAAACATTGCAAGGTATTCAGCAAGATAAAACAGGGAAAATCTTATTCCAGAGTATTCAACAAAATATCCTGCGACAAGTTCTGTTTCTGCTTCTGGTAGATCAAAGGGAAGTCTATTAGTTTCTGCAAGCATAGCAACAACAAAAACAAAGTATCCAATAATCTGCGGAAATAAAAACATCCCATACCAGTATTCACCTTGTTTATTAACTATTTCAGTTAAATTAAAGGACTCTGCCATTAAAATAACACCAACAAGACTTAAACCAAGAGCAACTTCATAGCTTATCATCTGCGCTGCTGAACGAAGACTGCCTAAGAAAGCATACTTTGAGTTTGATGACCATCCTGAAAAAATTATTCCATAAGTTCCAATTCCTGCAATACCAATCACATAGAGTAAACCCACATTTATATCTGAAATAACCCAGTTTTTATTCACAGGAATTACAGCAAAGGTGCTCAAAGCTGCAGTGAGACTTATGAGAGGCGCTATTCTGAAAATCGCTTTATCTACTTTTGTCGGAATGATATCTTCCTTAAATATAAGCTTAACAACATCTGCAATTGGCTGGAGTAATCCATGGGGACCAACAAGCATGGGACCAAGCCTCAGTTGAATATGTCCTATCACCTTTCTTTCAGCATATGTAGCATATGCAACATGAAGCATAAGAATTCCAAAATAAATTAATGTCTTGAAAGTCGTTATTAAAATAATATAAACGGTTTCCATTATCTATCACACTCTCCCAAAACTATGTCTATTGAGCCTATGTTCGCTATAACATCTGCTACTAAAGAGCCTTCACATAATTTTGGCAACACTCCTGCATGAACAAAAGAAGGTGCACGAACTCTCATTCTGTAAGGCTTTGAAGAGCTATCACAAACAATGTAAAATCCAAGCTCTCCACGGGGAGCCTCTACTGAGGCATAAACTTCTGTAAATTTTTGAATAAACTCCTGAATTTGTTTATCTTCAGTGTATATCTCAAAAATAATATCTTTTTTATCAATCTTAAGAGGAGATTCAGGCATCCTTATTCTTAAAGCATTCTCAGCAAGAATAGGACCTTCTGGAAGTTTTTCAATGCACTGTTTTATGATCTTTGCTGATTGTCTGAACTCAAGCATTCTACAACGATACCTGTCATAGATATCACCATTTTTACCAACTGGAACTTCAAACTCCACTTTATCATAAGCATCGTATGGGAAAAATTTTCTCACATCATAGTAAACACCAGAACCTCTCAGTGTGGGACCTGTAAGTC from Thermodesulfovibrio sp. 3907-1M harbors:
- a CDS encoding NADH-quinone oxidoreductase subunit J gives rise to the protein MNPAVEHAFFIYFFVSLCILSVAVIASRNIIHGAFYLLIFLLHVAAVFLFLNAEFLMVIQIIVYVGGVLALFVFAIMVMNIKEELRHKRFVKFSTAGLATGIIFFVSLYIFLNHVKSGENVLIKSDTTSLGKLLFSYYLLPFEILSLVLLVALIGGIIIAKKTPVDREGR
- the nuoH gene encoding NADH-quinone oxidoreductase subunit NuoH, which codes for METVYIILITTFKTLIYFGILMLHVAYATYAERKVIGHIQLRLGPMLVGPHGLLQPIADVVKLIFKEDIIPTKVDKAIFRIAPLISLTAALSTFAVIPVNKNWVISDINVGLLYVIGIAGIGTYGIIFSGWSSNSKYAFLGSLRSAAQMISYEVALGLSLVGVILMAESFNLTEIVNKQGEYWYGMFLFPQIIGYFVFVVAMLAETNRLPFDLPEAETELVAGYFVEYSGIRFSLFYLAEYLAMFCMSALATICFWGGWTIPPVLLKALPALGLIPGIVWFLLKVYFHIFLFFWLRGTLPRYRYDQLMAIGWKVLIPLALFNILVTSIFKYYL
- a CDS encoding NADH-quinone oxidoreductase subunit I, whose amino-acid sequence is MKLREIINKIFLIEIFKGLFLTLRMLFSKPVTIQYPLQRRKIYPGFRGRHALVRDPFTGNEKCIGCMRCTSVCPSRCIYIKREKTENKMIVTDYVIDASRCIFCAYCVEACPVCALVLTEDFEYSDYMRKNLIFNKEQLLKNWDEFASKWPYDVYFNKFWQPPGIDPSRWPKTKREQKPIPIKRFVEIKKEESDESSS
- the nuoL gene encoding NADH-quinone oxidoreductase subunit L; this translates as MKEYYILILLLPLSGFLFNILFGRFVSTRWVSWVGTLCILGSLIVSLFAIAEVYQGKAIEYNVYTWILSDDLKISFGYLIDQLTAVMLFVVCFVGWLIHIYSVGYMHGDPGYARYFAYLNLFVFSMLMLVMGNNLVMLYFGWEAVGLCSYFLIGFWYQKKSASDAGKKAFIVNRVGDFGFALGIFLLFINVHALNYTDIFPKIPGLQGQTVNLLGWNVDLITLIALLLFCGAVGKSAQIPLYVWLPDAMEGPTPVSALIHAATMVTAGVFMVTRLSPLYSLSETALTVVAITGAVTAFFSATIGVVQRDMKRIIAYSTISQIGYMFAACGVAAYGAGIFHLYTHAFFKALLFLGAGSVMHAMAGELDIYKMGGLRNKMPITYITFLIAALTISGIPGLSGFFSKDEILWYAFAYAKPYGKFVWILLTITAALTSFYTFRIVFVAFHGKFRGSDDEFRHVHESPPIMTVPLVVLAVGSIFVGYFSVPHFLEPLVSEPGIAVPHGYEKFVMAVSIIAGLSGIFIAWYMYILKPDVPEKLTESFKGVYRILWNKYYVDEIYNFIFVRPTLWIADKIIEKFTDIKIIEGIVNSLPNLIYKAGSYIRPIQTGQLQQYAIFMIAGLIVFALIVFCFGKF
- the nuoK gene encoding NADH-quinone oxidoreductase subunit NuoK gives rise to the protein MTPLSWYLILSATVFSIGLIGFIIRRDLIVMLMCLEIMFNAVNIAFASFSFYNANLQGQIFVLFSIAIAACEAVVGLAIVLALVRNTGINHSDEINKLRD